The Streptomyces sp. 135 sequence ACGGTCTTGGCGCCGTCACCGCCGGTGCCGACGATGTCGACCGTCTCGCCCGGCACCTCGATCACGTTGGCGTGCTCGTACATGGCCCGTACGAGACCGGAGATCTCCTCCACGGTCTCGCCCTTGGCCCGCAGCGCGACGACGAACGCGGCGATCTGCGCGTCGGTGGCCTCGCCGCGCATGATGCGGTCCATGGCCCAGGCCGTGTCGTCGGCGCTCTGGTCCCGCCCGTCGAGCAGGCCGTTCAGTACGTCGGGCCAGGAACGGCCCGCCGCGGTAGTGCCTCCTGCGGGGGTCACAGCGCTCATGGCCGCTCCTGGTGTTCGTCTGTCAGGGGAGGAAAGTGCCCGACACGTCGGGTGGGTCCACCCTATCCAGCCTCCGGGACGGCAAAGAGCCCCGTCCATGCACTGGACGGGGCTCTCGCCGTGGCGACCGTGGGTCAGAGCTCAGGGAGCTCGCAGGTGATCAGTGGTGGCCGTGGCCGCTGGTGATCTCCTTGTACTCCTCGACGGTGGGCTTGGGGATCTGGTTGTCCTCCCCGTAGTAGCCCTTGGAGAGCTTGGCCCGGAGCTTCTGCGAACCGGACACCTTGCGCTCGACGCCGTTCTCGTCGACCGTCGGGCCGATCTCGAGCGGCTTGTACTGCTCGTGCGAGGTGAGGGTGTGCAGCTGCCCCTGGTCGAGCGGCTCGTGGATCTCGATGAACTCACCGTGCGGCAGGCGCTTGATGATGCCCGACTCGCGGCCGTGCAGCACCTTGTCCCTGTCGCGCCGCTGGAGGCCCAGGCAGATCCGCTTGGTGATGATGAAGGCGATGACCGGGGCCACGAAGAACCCGATCCGCACGAACCAGGTGATCGCGTTGATCGACAGATGGAAGTGCGTGGCCCAGAGGTCGTTTCCACCGCCGATCAGCAGGACCATGTACCAGGTGATCCAGGCGACACCGAACGCGGTGCGGGTCGGCGCGTTGCGCGGCCGGTCCAGGATGTGGTGCTCGCGCTTGTCCCCGGTGACCCAGGACTCGATGAACGGGTAGACCGCGATCGCGACCAGGACCAGCGGGAAGATCATCAGCGGGATGAAGACGCCCAGGACGAGCGTGTGACCCCAGAGGTTGATCTCCCAGCCCGGCATGACACGGATCAGGCCTTCGGAGAAGCCCATGTACCAGTCGGGCTGGGCGCCGGTGGACACCTGGTCCGGCCGGTAGGGGCCGAGCGCCCAGATCGGGTTGATCGAGGCGATCGCCGAGATGGCCGCGATGACACCGAAGACCAGGAAGAAGAAGCCTCCGGCCTTGGCCATGTACACGGGCAGCAGCGGCATGCCGACGACGTTCTTGTTCGTCTTGCCGGGACCCGCGAACTGCGTGTGCTTGTGGTAGAAGACCAGGATCAGGTGCGCCACCACCAGGCCCAGCATGATGCCCGGCAGCAGCAGGATGTGCACCGAGTAGAACCGGGCCACGAAGTCGCCGCCGGGGAACTCCCCGCCGAACAGGAACATCGACAGGTACGTGCCGACGACCGGGACGGACAGGACCGCGCCCTGCATGAAGCGCACACCGGTGCCGGACAGCAGGTCGTCCGGGAGCGAGTAACCGGTGAAGCCGGTGAACATGCCGAGGACGAACAGCAGGAAGCCGAACAGCCAGTTGACCTCACGCGGCTTGCGGAAGGCGCCCGTGAAGAACACGCGCATCATGTGCACGAACATGCCGGCGAGGAAGATCAGCGCCGCCCAGTGGTGGATCTGCCGGATCAGCAGACCACCGCGCACATCGAAGGAGATGTGCATGGTCGAGTTGAACGCCTCGGACATCAGCTGTCCCTGCAGCGGGACGTAGCTGCCGTGGTACTCCACCTCGTTCATCGACGGGTGGAAGAACAGCGTCAGGTACACACCCGTGAGGATGATGATGATGAAGCTGTACAGGCAGATCTCACCGAGCATGAAGGACCAGTGGTCCGGGAAGATCTTGCGCATGTTGGCCTTGGCCAGGGAGTAGATCCCAAGGCGGCCGTCGGCCCAGTCGGCCACCCGCTCGCCGGCGGGTGCCTTCTTCTTGTTGTCGCTGCTCATCAGGTCAGCCCCTCTCGAAGAAGGCAGGACCGACGGGCTCTTCGAAGTCGCCGAGCGCCTCGAGGTAGCCCTCCTCGTTCACACCGATGCGCAGCTGCGGCAGGGCGTGACCAGCGGGGCCGAAGATCACTCGGGCACCGTCGGAGAGGTCGAAGGTGGACTGGTGGCACGGGCAGAGGACGTGGTGCGTCTGCTGCTCGTACAGGGAGATCGGACAGCCCACGTGGGTGCAGATCTTGGAGTACGCCACGACGCCGTCGTGCGACCACTCGAGCTCGCGCTTGTCCTTGATGTCCTCCGGTTGGATCCGGACGATCATCAGGGCGGCCTTGGCGATCTGGGTCTGGAAGTCGTGGTCGTGCTCCGACATGCCCTCGGGCATGGCGAAGGTGAGCGAACCGACCTGCACGTCCGAGGGACGCAGCGGCTCGTTCGTGTTCATGTTGACGAGCTTCTTGCCCTTGGCCCACTTGGTGTGCCGGAGCTTGTCCTCGGGCAGTGGACCGAGGTCGCGCAGGAGGACGACGCCGGAGAGCGGGACCAGGGCGAGCGCCCCGAACATCGTGTTGCGGATCAGCTTGCGCCGGCCGAACTGCGACTCCTCGGCACCGGCCTTGAAGTCGGCCATGACCTTGGCCTTGACCTCGGGCTCGGCCTCGATCGGGTGCCGGTCGTCGGCGACCTCCACGTCGGACATCAGGGTGCGGGCCCAGTGGACCGCCCCCGCGCCGATGCAGAAGAGCGCGAGGCCGAGGGTCAGACCCAGGGCGAAGTTCAGTCCGCTGATGTGCCCGATCGGCCAGACGAAGATGCTCTTGTCGGCCGGGATGGTCACGAACGCGGCGATGAAGCCGACCGTGGCCAGCATGGACAGCGTGAACATGAACGCGATCGCACGCTCGGAGCGCTTCGCGGCCCGCTCGTCGATGTCCTGGATGCGGTGCTGGTGGGGCGGAAGGCCCGGGTCGGCGAACGGGTTGTCGTCCGCGACCGCCACCGAGCCGTGCTCGGACTCGGTCTCCTGCTTGGTGGGCAGGTTCTCTTCTGGAATCTCTTGGCTACTCATGACTTCTTGGCCTTTGCGGTCCGAGCGGCGACCCACACGGCGACCGCGATCAGCGAGCCGAGACCGAAGATCCAGCCGAAGAGGCCTTCACTGACCGGGCCCAGTCCACCCAGCTTGAGACCGCCAGGGCTCTGGGTCTTCTCACCGTTGACCGCGTCGAGGTACGCGATGATGTCCTTCTTCTCCTTCTCCGGCATCGTCGTGTCGGGGAAGGACGGCATGTTCTGCGGGCCGGTCTGCATGGCCTCGTAGATGTGCTTGGGAGAGACACCTTCGAGCGACGGCGCGAACTTGCCGTGCGTCAGCGCGCCACCTTCACCGGTGAAGTTGTGGCACTGGGCGCAGTTGGTGCGGAACAGCTCGCCGCCCTTGGCGATGTCCGCCCCGTCCGGGCTGTACTGCTTCTCGGTCGGGACCGAGGGACCGGCGCCGAGCGACGAGATGTACGCCGCCAGCTGGTCGATCTGGGCCTGGTTGTAAATGACCTTCTTCTTGGGCGCCTGGGCACCCTGCTGCTGGAGCGGCATGCGCCCGGTGCCGACCTGGAAGTCGACCGCCGCGGCGCCCACGCCCACCAGGCTCGGACCGTCGGAGGAGCCCTGACCGCCGGTTCCGTGGCAGCTGGAGCAGCCCACGGCGTAGAGCTTCTTGCCCTCGTCGATGGCGAGGGACTGGGCGGTGTCGTCGGCTTGCGCCTTGTCCGCCGGCGCGAACGCGGCGTACAGCCCCCCGGTGGCCGCCAGCGCGAGGAGTAGGACGACGACCGCCGCCAGCGGATGGCGTCGTCGTGCGGAGAGCTTTTTCACGGATTACCCCGGGTGTCAGGATCTTCTGCGTCGATGCTTCTGGAAAATGTCGGTACGTCGCGTGAGCGACCCCGCCGATTACTTGATCATGTAGATCGTGGCGAAGAGTCCGATCCAGACCACATCGACGAAGTGCCAGTAGTAGGACACGACGATGGCTGCGGTCGCCTGTTCATGGGTGAACTTCCTGGCCGCGTAGGTGCGGCCGAGGACCAGCAGGAAGGCGATCAGGCCGCCTGTCACATGCAGTCCGTGGAAGCCGGTGGTCAGGTAGAAGACCGAGCCGTAAGGGTCGGAGGAGAGCGAGAGCCCGTCCTTCTTGACCAGCTCGGTGTACTCGTACACCTGACCGCCGATGAAGATCGCACCCATGATGAAGGTGACGATGAACCACATCCGGAGCTTCTTCACGTCGCCACGCTCGGCGGCGAAGACGCCGAGCTGACACGTGAGGGAGGAGAGCACCAGGATGGTGGTGTTCGTCGCCGAGAACGGGAAGTTAAGGGCCGAGGCCATTTCCTTCCAGTGATCAGGACCTGTCACCGATCGCAGGGTGAAGTACATCGCGAAGAGGGCCGCGAAGAACATCAGCTCGGAACTCAGCCAGATGATGGTTCCGACGCTGGTGAGGTTCGGTCGATTGACCGGCGGGTGCGCGTGCCCGGTATCTACTGTCGTTGCTGTCGCCACGACCGACATTATGTCGGTCGCTTATCCCGCCCTCACCCCGGGGGGTGCCGTTCGGAGTGTCTGCGGGGTGTGTCCTGCCCGTATGGCCCATCGGAGGCCTGTCCGAACCCGTGCTGACGGGGCGTCGGGAGGAGTAGCATCCGCGCATCGGTTCCCGATGATCTGGAGGAACAATGCAGCCGACCGCCACGGTGCTGGTCTACAGCGACAACGCGAGCACCCGCGAGCAAGTCCGGTTGGCCACCGGGCGCAGGCCGGCGGCGGACGTTCCCGAGGTCGAGTTCATCGAGTGCGCGACGCTGCCCGCCGTGCTCAAGGAACTGGACCGGGGCGGCGTCGACGTCTGTGTGTTCGACGGCGAGGCGACGCCCGCGGGCGGCATGGGGGTGTGCCGCCAGGTCAAGGACGAGATCTTCCGCGCGCCGCCCGTACTGCTGCTCATCGGGCGCCCGCAGGACGCCTGGCTGGCCACCTGGAGCCGCGCGGAAGCGGCGGTGACCCTTCCGGTCGATCCGGTGGAGTTCGCGGACGCCCTGGCCGCCCTGCTGCGCAGCACGCAGGCCGTGCAGGCCTGACGGGTCCCGGGTCGCGCGGCAGGCGGGGCAGGGCGCCTCGGCGTGGGCCCCGCGTGCCGTTCCGCGCCGTTCTGCGCCCCCGCTAGACCTGCGGCCGCAGTCGGGCCGCGTCGGCCGCCGCGGGGCCTTCCTTGGCGCCGGTGAGCAGCGCGCTGCCCTTGCGCCACGACTTCCAGCTCGCGTTCCAGTCGCCGAGGCCGTTGCCGAACGTCGGCATGTCCTCGCCGGCGCTGTTGATCACCTTCACCAGGTCGCCCTGCCGCACGGTCTCGTAGAACCAGGCGGCGTTGCCCGTGCTCATGCC is a genomic window containing:
- a CDS encoding cytochrome c, with protein sequence MKKLSARRRHPLAAVVVLLLALAATGGLYAAFAPADKAQADDTAQSLAIDEGKKLYAVGCSSCHGTGGQGSSDGPSLVGVGAAAVDFQVGTGRMPLQQQGAQAPKKKVIYNQAQIDQLAAYISSLGAGPSVPTEKQYSPDGADIAKGGELFRTNCAQCHNFTGEGGALTHGKFAPSLEGVSPKHIYEAMQTGPQNMPSFPDTTMPEKEKKDIIAYLDAVNGEKTQSPGGLKLGGLGPVSEGLFGWIFGLGSLIAVAVWVAARTAKAKKS
- a CDS encoding heme-copper oxidase subunit III is translated as MSVVATATTVDTGHAHPPVNRPNLTSVGTIIWLSSELMFFAALFAMYFTLRSVTGPDHWKEMASALNFPFSATNTTILVLSSLTCQLGVFAAERGDVKKLRMWFIVTFIMGAIFIGGQVYEYTELVKKDGLSLSSDPYGSVFYLTTGFHGLHVTGGLIAFLLVLGRTYAARKFTHEQATAAIVVSYYWHFVDVVWIGLFATIYMIK
- a CDS encoding Rieske 2Fe-2S domain-containing protein, which gives rise to MSSQEIPEENLPTKQETESEHGSVAVADDNPFADPGLPPHQHRIQDIDERAAKRSERAIAFMFTLSMLATVGFIAAFVTIPADKSIFVWPIGHISGLNFALGLTLGLALFCIGAGAVHWARTLMSDVEVADDRHPIEAEPEVKAKVMADFKAGAEESQFGRRKLIRNTMFGALALVPLSGVVLLRDLGPLPEDKLRHTKWAKGKKLVNMNTNEPLRPSDVQVGSLTFAMPEGMSEHDHDFQTQIAKAALMIVRIQPEDIKDKRELEWSHDGVVAYSKICTHVGCPISLYEQQTHHVLCPCHQSTFDLSDGARVIFGPAGHALPQLRIGVNEEGYLEALGDFEEPVGPAFFERG
- a CDS encoding cytochrome bc complex cytochrome b subunit, giving the protein MSSDNKKKAPAGERVADWADGRLGIYSLAKANMRKIFPDHWSFMLGEICLYSFIIIILTGVYLTLFFHPSMNEVEYHGSYVPLQGQLMSEAFNSTMHISFDVRGGLLIRQIHHWAALIFLAGMFVHMMRVFFTGAFRKPREVNWLFGFLLFVLGMFTGFTGYSLPDDLLSGTGVRFMQGAVLSVPVVGTYLSMFLFGGEFPGGDFVARFYSVHILLLPGIMLGLVVAHLILVFYHKHTQFAGPGKTNKNVVGMPLLPVYMAKAGGFFFLVFGVIAAISAIASINPIWALGPYRPDQVSTGAQPDWYMGFSEGLIRVMPGWEINLWGHTLVLGVFIPLMIFPLVLVAIAVYPFIESWVTGDKREHHILDRPRNAPTRTAFGVAWITWYMVLLIGGGNDLWATHFHLSINAITWFVRIGFFVAPVIAFIITKRICLGLQRRDRDKVLHGRESGIIKRLPHGEFIEIHEPLDQGQLHTLTSHEQYKPLEIGPTVDENGVERKVSGSQKLRAKLSKGYYGEDNQIPKPTVEEYKEITSGHGHH